A region of Halarcobacter mediterraneus DNA encodes the following proteins:
- a CDS encoding NAD-dependent succinate-semialdehyde dehydrogenase: MGYSSTHFKSINPYTEETVYEVPMHSSKDIKEIIEKAQEVYTNIWRDTGFEQRAQLLKAVAKEMKDNLDEYALSMTEEMGKPINEARGEVNKAAWAAEHYAQYAEEYLKTEYLESDASESYVQYLPLGATLGILPWNAPFWLAFRYLAPALMSGNTCIMKHDSHTPLCAVKIVEAFQKAGMPKNLVQNVVINHSQIEEIIRHPFITGVSLTGSSKAGSAIGAIAGSEIKPVVLELGGSDPAIVLADTKDLNQAADTIVLSRYINAGQSCIAAKRIIVEEPIYEEFINLLKEKFAKLKLGDPKDESTIIGPIARKELVEEMHAQVDKSLASGARLILGGEKYEGKGFFFPVTVLADVEPGMVVSCQETFGPIAAIIKAKDSEDAIKIANDTDYGLGGSIWTGNTEKGKHLASKIITGQVSVNGIVKSDPRLPSGGVKKSGLGKELGPHGIKMFVNTQQVWVGPAK, from the coding sequence ATGGGATATAGTTCAACTCATTTTAAATCAATAAATCCATATACTGAAGAAACAGTATATGAAGTTCCTATGCACTCTTCTAAAGATATTAAAGAGATAATAGAAAAAGCTCAAGAAGTCTATACAAATATTTGGAGGGATACAGGCTTTGAACAAAGAGCACAACTTCTAAAAGCTGTAGCAAAAGAGATGAAAGATAATCTTGATGAATATGCTCTTTCTATGACAGAAGAAATGGGAAAACCTATCAATGAAGCAAGAGGAGAAGTAAATAAAGCTGCTTGGGCAGCAGAACATTATGCCCAATATGCAGAAGAATACTTAAAAACAGAATATCTTGAATCTGATGCAAGTGAAAGTTATGTTCAATATCTACCCCTTGGAGCTACACTAGGTATTTTACCTTGGAATGCACCTTTTTGGTTAGCATTTAGATATTTAGCTCCGGCTCTTATGTCAGGGAATACTTGTATTATGAAACATGATTCTCATACTCCTCTTTGTGCAGTAAAAATTGTCGAAGCCTTTCAAAAAGCAGGAATGCCAAAAAACTTAGTTCAAAATGTAGTAATAAATCATTCACAAATAGAAGAAATAATTAGACACCCTTTTATAACAGGAGTATCTCTAACAGGCTCTTCAAAAGCAGGCTCTGCAATTGGAGCAATTGCAGGAAGTGAAATTAAACCTGTAGTATTAGAACTTGGAGGAAGTGATCCTGCAATAGTTTTAGCAGATACCAAAGATTTAAATCAAGCTGCTGATACTATTGTCTTATCAAGATATATAAATGCAGGACAATCTTGTATTGCAGCAAAAAGAATTATCGTAGAAGAACCTATATATGAAGAGTTTATAAATCTTCTAAAAGAAAAATTTGCAAAACTCAAACTTGGAGACCCCAAAGATGAATCTACTATTATTGGACCAATTGCAAGAAAAGAGTTAGTAGAAGAGATGCATGCCCAAGTAGATAAATCTTTAGCTTCAGGAGCTAGATTAATTTTAGGAGGAGAAAAATACGAAGGAAAAGGATTCTTTTTTCCAGTAACTGTTTTAGCAGATGTTGAACCAGGAATGGTTGTATCTTGTCAAGAAACCTTTGGTCCAATTGCAGCAATTATAAAAGCTAAAGATAGTGAAGATGCAATTAAAATTGCAAATGATACTGATTATGGACTAGGAGGTTCTATTTGGACAGGAAATACTGAAAAAGGTAAACACTTAGCAAGCAAAATTATCACAGGACAAGTTTCTGTTAATGGAATTGTAAAGTCAGATCCTAGACTTCCAAGTGGAGGAGTAAAGAAATCTGGCTTAGGAAAAGAATTGGGTCCCCATGGAATAAAAATGTTTGTAAATACCCAACAAGTTTGGGTAGGTCCTGCAAAATAG
- a CDS encoding diaminobutyrate--2-oxoglutarate transaminase — protein sequence MINETKTFEKHESEIRAYCRAVPTVFKSSSNAIMIDENDKNYIDFFAGAGVLNFGHNNPKMKEAIVEFIQRDGVIQSLDMFTDVKRDFINTFVEVILKPRGWEDRKLQFTGPTGTNAVEAALKLARKVTGRTEIVAFNRGFHGMTLGSLACTANNAFRSSSGVPLTNVIRDTFNDMNALENLRQKMFDLGSGMLPPAAFLVEPIQAEGGVRVATKEWLQGVQQLAKDVGALLILDDIQGASGRSGSYFSFDDLDLNPDIIVLAKGLGGLGTPIGMLINKAEIDSAWAPGQHTGTFRGQGLSFVAGKIGIEFFKDEKFNEETKAKASIIRETLDNLNSKYNKVVEIRQKGMMLAIEFESASIVKEITTKCFENGLIAGACSTGEIIKLIPPLTIEEETLKEGLNRFKASVEAILD from the coding sequence ATGATAAATGAAACAAAAACTTTTGAAAAACATGAATCAGAAATAAGAGCTTATTGTAGAGCAGTACCAACAGTGTTTAAATCATCTTCAAATGCCATAATGATAGATGAAAATGATAAAAATTATATTGATTTTTTCGCTGGGGCTGGTGTTTTAAACTTTGGACATAATAACCCAAAGATGAAAGAAGCAATTGTTGAATTTATTCAAAGAGATGGAGTGATTCAATCACTAGATATGTTTACAGATGTAAAAAGAGATTTTATAAATACCTTTGTTGAAGTTATTTTAAAACCAAGAGGCTGGGAAGATAGAAAACTTCAATTTACTGGACCTACAGGTACAAATGCAGTTGAAGCAGCTTTGAAATTAGCAAGAAAAGTTACAGGAAGAACAGAGATAGTTGCTTTTAATAGAGGCTTTCATGGAATGACTTTAGGTTCTTTAGCTTGTACTGCAAATAATGCTTTTAGAAGTAGTTCTGGTGTGCCATTAACAAATGTAATTAGAGATACTTTTAATGATATGAATGCCTTAGAAAACCTAAGACAAAAAATGTTTGATTTAGGTTCAGGGATGTTACCACCTGCAGCATTTCTTGTGGAACCTATACAAGCAGAAGGAGGAGTTAGAGTAGCTACAAAAGAGTGGTTACAAGGGGTACAACAATTAGCTAAAGATGTTGGTGCCTTACTAATATTAGATGATATTCAAGGAGCATCAGGAAGATCTGGAAGTTATTTTAGTTTTGATGACTTAGACCTTAATCCAGATATTATAGTTTTAGCTAAAGGTTTAGGTGGTCTTGGTACTCCAATTGGAATGTTAATTAACAAAGCAGAAATAGACAGTGCTTGGGCACCGGGACAACATACTGGAACTTTTAGAGGACAAGGTTTATCTTTTGTTGCAGGAAAAATTGGAATTGAATTTTTTAAAGATGAGAAATTTAATGAAGAAACAAAAGCAAAAGCTTCAATTATAAGAGAAACTCTTGATAACTTAAACTCAAAATATAACAAAGTAGTAGAAATAAGACAAAAAGGTATGATGCTTGCTATTGAATTTGAAAGTGCTTCTATTGTGAAAGAGATTACTACAAAATGTTTTGAAAATGGTCTAATTGCTGGAGCTTGTAGTACAGGAGAAATAATTAAATTAATTCCACCATTGACAATTGAAGAAGAGACTTTAAAAGAAGGTCTTAATAGATTTAAAGCTTCTGTTGAAGCTATTTTAGATTAA
- the aspA gene encoding aspartate ammonia-lyase, translating to MEKSFRIETDFLGEKKIPKDAYYGIQTLRASENFDITHTSLSLFPTFIKSLAKVKKACALTNYELGDLNDMQRDAIIQACNEVIDGKFHNEFIVDPIQGGAGTSTNMNTNEVIANRALEILKKPRSTYDIVHPNNHVNMSQSTNDVYPTAIKITLYELIYKLKDSLRYLRDCFNEKAVEFKDVLKMGRTQLQDAVPMTLGQEFKTYAVMIDDDIFRLRDCQTLLKEVNLGATAIGTGINTKKAYRKKVINNLRDVTGIDYESASNLIEATQDTGDFVHISGILKRVAIKISKICNDLRLLSSGPRAGLNEINLPKMQPGSSIMPGKVNPVIPEVVNQVAYEVIGADTTIAMACEGGQLQLNVFEPLVAYKLFTSINMMRRSFYTLAEKCIKGITANEEICMNNILNSVTLVTCLNPILGYEKSSALAKEALATNKRVYDIILEQELFTKEELDELLHPKNMVNNYDDI from the coding sequence ATGGAAAAGAGTTTTAGAATTGAAACAGATTTTTTAGGTGAAAAAAAGATTCCAAAAGATGCCTATTATGGTATTCAAACTTTAAGAGCTAGTGAAAACTTTGATATTACGCATACAAGTTTATCACTATTTCCAACTTTTATTAAGTCTCTTGCAAAAGTTAAAAAAGCTTGCGCTTTAACAAACTATGAGTTAGGTGATTTAAATGATATGCAAAGAGATGCTATTATTCAAGCTTGCAATGAGGTAATTGATGGGAAGTTTCATAATGAGTTTATCGTTGACCCAATTCAAGGAGGTGCTGGAACTTCAACAAATATGAATACAAATGAAGTTATTGCAAATAGAGCTTTAGAGATACTAAAAAAACCAAGAAGTACTTATGATATAGTTCATCCAAATAATCATGTAAATATGAGTCAATCTACAAATGATGTCTATCCAACAGCTATTAAAATTACTTTATATGAGTTAATTTATAAACTAAAAGACTCACTTAGATATTTAAGAGATTGCTTCAATGAAAAAGCAGTAGAGTTTAAAGATGTACTTAAAATGGGTAGAACACAACTTCAAGATGCTGTTCCTATGACTTTAGGACAAGAGTTTAAAACATATGCTGTTATGATTGATGATGATATTTTTAGATTAAGAGATTGTCAAACTTTATTAAAAGAGGTAAACCTTGGTGCAACGGCTATTGGTACAGGTATTAATACTAAAAAAGCATATAGAAAAAAAGTAATCAATAATCTTAGAGATGTAACAGGTATTGACTATGAAAGTGCAAGTAACCTAATAGAAGCTACACAAGATACTGGTGATTTTGTTCATATCTCAGGTATTTTAAAAAGAGTTGCGATTAAAATCTCTAAAATATGTAATGATTTAAGACTTTTAAGTTCAGGACCAAGAGCTGGATTAAATGAAATTAATCTTCCTAAAATGCAACCAGGAAGTTCTATTATGCCTGGAAAAGTAAATCCTGTTATTCCTGAAGTTGTAAATCAAGTTGCTTATGAAGTAATTGGAGCAGATACAACTATTGCAATGGCTTGCGAAGGTGGGCAGTTACAATTAAATGTATTTGAACCTTTAGTTGCATATAAATTATTTACCTCTATTAATATGATGAGAAGATCTTTTTATACTTTAGCAGAGAAGTGTATAAAAGGCATTACAGCTAATGAAGAGATTTGTATGAATAATATTTTAAATTCTGTTACTCTTGTGACTTGCTTAAATCCTATTTTAGGATATGAAAAAAGTTCAGCTTTAGCAAAAGAAGCTTTGGCTACAAATAAAAGAGTATATGATATTATTTTAGAACAAGAATTATTTACAAAAGAAGAATTAGATGAACTTTTACATCCTAAAAATATGGTAAATAATTATGATGATATTTAA
- a CDS encoding asparaginase domain-containing protein, translating into MKVTVINTGGTFNKRYNPITGQLDVASDNISINKIIASCPNVEFEIKNIVSKDSLDMTEEDREEICEAIKITKNDKVIIIHGTDTIHLTSQLIKEKKLEKQIVFTAAMIPMSIDEMEATMNFSLALGFLSANNKNGTYIAMHGVVADYSKLIKNKELGQFLIQE; encoded by the coding sequence ATGAAAGTAACTGTAATAAATACAGGTGGTACTTTTAATAAAAGATATAATCCAATAACGGGGCAACTTGATGTTGCTTCGGATAATATATCAATAAATAAAATAATTGCTTCTTGTCCTAATGTAGAGTTTGAAATTAAAAATATAGTTTCAAAAGATAGTTTAGATATGACAGAGGAAGATAGAGAAGAAATTTGTGAAGCCATTAAAATAACTAAAAACGATAAAGTTATTATTATTCATGGAACAGATACTATTCATTTAACTTCACAATTAATAAAAGAAAAAAAACTTGAAAAACAAATAGTTTTTACAGCAGCTATGATTCCTATGAGTATCGATGAAATGGAAGCTACCATGAATTTTTCATTGGCTTTAGGTTTTTTAAGTGCAAATAATAAAAATGGGACTTATATTGCTATGCATGGTGTTGTAGCTGATTATTCTAAACTTATTAAAAATAAAGAGTTAGGACAGTTTTTAATTCAAGAATAA
- a CDS encoding ABC transporter permease, whose amino-acid sequence MFYQLLALIRKEFLAIWSDKRSRIVIIVPPLIQLILFSFAVTLEVKNISIGVLDRDNSYESQELIRSLKYSKRFSEVLYLKSHEDLKEKIDSQKIMVAIEISQNFAKNLEKGQIAQIGLIGDGRKSNSSQITIGYIQLIIASTFSKTSQNIIVRNWYNPNLDNFWWILPNLIGSLTMIIALILTSLSVARERELGTFEQISVAPLSPMTLMIGKTIPPMIISIIEAMFIYFCAIIFFKVPFIGSFFILLLAIVAFVFSTVGFGLFISSISSTQQQGILGAFILLVPSILMSGFATPVENMPQWLIPFTDFIALKYFLILIKGVYLKDISWDIAIWEIIPMLVIGFISLIIATWFFKKKVT is encoded by the coding sequence ATGTTTTATCAATTATTAGCCTTAATTAGAAAAGAGTTTTTAGCAATTTGGAGTGATAAACGCTCAAGAATAGTTATTATTGTACCACCATTAATTCAATTAATTCTTTTTTCTTTTGCAGTTACATTAGAAGTAAAAAATATTTCTATTGGTGTTTTAGATAGAGATAACTCTTATGAAAGCCAAGAACTTATAAGGTCATTAAAATATAGTAAACGTTTTAGTGAAGTTTTATATCTTAAAAGCCATGAAGATTTAAAAGAAAAAATTGATTCTCAAAAAATCATGGTAGCAATTGAAATATCACAAAATTTTGCTAAAAATTTAGAAAAAGGACAAATAGCACAAATAGGACTTATAGGAGATGGTAGAAAATCAAATAGCTCTCAAATAACTATTGGATATATTCAATTAATAATAGCTTCAACTTTTTCAAAAACTTCACAGAATATAATCGTAAGAAATTGGTATAACCCAAATTTAGATAATTTTTGGTGGATTCTACCTAATTTAATTGGTAGTTTAACTATGATTATTGCTTTAATTCTAACTTCTTTATCAGTTGCAAGGGAAAGGGAACTTGGAACTTTTGAGCAAATTTCAGTAGCTCCCTTAAGTCCAATGACTCTAATGATAGGTAAAACTATTCCTCCAATGATAATAAGTATTATTGAAGCCATGTTTATTTATTTTTGTGCAATAATATTTTTTAAAGTACCTTTTATTGGTTCTTTTTTTATTTTACTATTAGCTATTGTAGCTTTTGTTTTTTCAACTGTTGGATTTGGGCTTTTTATTTCTTCTATTTCTTCAACTCAACAGCAAGGAATTTTAGGAGCTTTTATCTTACTTGTGCCTTCAATTTTAATGTCAGGTTTTGCAACACCAGTTGAAAATATGCCCCAATGGTTAATTCCTTTTACTGATTTTATTGCTTTAAAATATTTTCTTATTCTCATAAAAGGTGTTTATCTAAAAGATATTTCTTGGGACATAGCAATTTGGGAAATCATTCCTATGTTAGTTATAGGTTTTATTAGTTTAATAATTGCAACTTGGTTTTTCAAGAAAAAGGTTACTTAA
- a CDS encoding ABC transporter permease, producing the protein MLSIQRLKAIFFKESLQILRDPSALIIALILPLMLLFLMGYAISLDAKNIPVGIVVEKSSKHTQSLIKAFESSESFKPQVAKDKREFIPLLQKGSLRAMIIIPASFDKDILNKDVKIQIITDGSEPNIAGYVNKYSQELWQNWLVYEKISTSSNLEIKTRYWFNAPLYSSYFLLPGSIAIILTLIGTLLTALVVAREWERGTMEAIMSTPTSILELLLGKLLPYFVLGMLSLVICIVITLFWFEIPFRGSYFLLFICSAIYLIPSLSLGLLISTLAKNQFVAAQMALIIGFLPAMILSGFIFQISSMPSWLQIITNFIPATYFTTILQTLFLSGDLYEVILPNTLWMLLIGIVLFTIIFKITKKKLS; encoded by the coding sequence ATGCTTAGTATTCAAAGATTAAAAGCTATTTTTTTTAAGGAGAGTTTACAAATTCTAAGAGACCCTAGTGCTTTGATTATTGCTTTAATTCTTCCTTTAATGCTTTTATTTCTTATGGGATATGCCATCTCTTTAGATGCAAAAAATATTCCAGTTGGAATAGTAGTTGAAAAAAGTTCAAAACATACTCAGAGTTTAATAAAAGCTTTTGAAAGTAGTGAAAGTTTCAAACCACAAGTTGCAAAAGATAAAAGAGAATTTATTCCTCTACTTCAAAAAGGAAGCTTAAGAGCAATGATTATAATTCCTGCAAGTTTTGATAAAGATATTTTAAATAAAGATGTGAAAATACAGATTATCACTGATGGAAGTGAACCAAATATTGCAGGATATGTAAATAAGTATTCCCAAGAACTTTGGCAAAACTGGCTTGTGTATGAAAAAATATCTACTTCCTCTAATCTTGAAATAAAAACAAGATATTGGTTTAATGCACCTTTATACAGTAGTTACTTTCTTCTTCCTGGTTCAATAGCTATTATATTAACTTTAATTGGTACTTTACTTACTGCTTTAGTTGTAGCAAGGGAGTGGGAAAGAGGTACAATGGAAGCAATAATGTCTACACCTACAAGCATTTTAGAATTGCTACTTGGGAAACTTTTACCCTACTTTGTTTTAGGAATGCTTTCTTTAGTTATTTGTATTGTAATTACACTTTTTTGGTTTGAAATACCTTTTAGAGGTTCTTATTTTTTACTTTTTATTTGTTCAGCAATTTATTTAATTCCTTCACTTAGTTTAGGTTTATTAATTTCTACTTTAGCAAAAAATCAATTTGTTGCAGCACAAATGGCACTTATAATTGGCTTTCTACCTGCTATGATTTTATCAGGTTTTATTTTTCAAATAAGTAGCATGCCTAGTTGGTTGCAAATTATAACTAACTTTATTCCAGCAACTTATTTTACTACTATTTTACAAACCCTATTTTTATCAGGAGACCTTTATGAAGTTATTCTTCCAAATACTCTTTGGATGCTATTAATAGGTATTGTACTTTTTACAATAATTTTTAAGATCACAAAAAAGAAGTTAAGTTAA
- a CDS encoding ATP-binding cassette domain-containing protein, with protein sequence MPIITARNISKSFVNNTAICNLNLVINKGKITGLVGPDGAGKTTLIRLITGLLDSDEGELKVLDYTLPKEAKKVQEEIGYMPQKFGLYEDLTVLENLKLYANLQSIEKSKQQNRIQQLLEFINLKDFTSFLAKDLSGGMKQKLGLACALIKKPKLLLLDEPGVGVDPISRKELWAIVNSLIQDNVSVVWSTAYLDEAALCDEVVLLNEGKILFNGIPADLSKTMDGKVFKLVGNIKDRRKTLRLALKNDNVKDGVILGDSIKLTCKDKSLLPNLNDIEAENCRYENIKANFEDGFMNILNGNFNGESKLAQQIGTLEESKEKYLIEASNLTKKFGSFIATNNVNFKIKRGEIFGFLGPNGAGKSTTFKMLCGLMKPTSGTAEVLGMNLEKSSYKARKKIGYMSQKFSLYGDISVYENLKFFAGVYGLRGKSKTEKIENMIKIFELEKYRKIASKTLPLGYKQRLSLACAVMHDPVVLFLDEPTSGIDPQTRREFWNHIYAMVQKGMTIMVTTHFMDEAEYCDRIALIYKGKAIALDTPHNLIQKVSQNATMEETFIELIKREDNA encoded by the coding sequence ATGCCAATTATCACTGCTAGAAATATCTCAAAAAGTTTTGTAAATAATACTGCGATTTGTAACTTAAATCTAGTTATAAACAAAGGGAAAATCACTGGTTTAGTTGGTCCTGATGGAGCTGGGAAAACTACTTTAATTAGACTTATTACAGGACTTTTAGATTCAGATGAAGGAGAACTAAAAGTTTTAGATTATACTTTACCAAAAGAAGCAAAAAAAGTACAAGAAGAAATAGGTTATATGCCTCAAAAGTTTGGACTTTATGAAGATTTAACTGTTTTAGAAAACTTAAAACTATATGCAAATTTACAGTCCATAGAAAAATCTAAACAACAAAACAGAATCCAACAATTACTTGAATTTATAAACCTTAAAGACTTCACTTCCTTTTTAGCAAAAGACTTATCTGGAGGAATGAAACAAAAGTTAGGACTTGCTTGTGCTTTAATAAAAAAACCAAAACTTTTACTTCTTGATGAGCCTGGAGTTGGGGTTGATCCAATATCTAGAAAAGAATTATGGGCTATTGTAAATAGTTTAATACAAGATAATGTTAGTGTAGTTTGGAGTACAGCTTACTTAGATGAAGCTGCTTTATGTGATGAAGTAGTTTTATTAAATGAAGGAAAAATTCTTTTTAATGGAATTCCTGCTGATTTAAGTAAAACTATGGATGGGAAGGTTTTTAAATTAGTTGGAAATATAAAAGATAGAAGAAAAACTCTAAGACTTGCTTTAAAAAATGACAATGTAAAAGATGGAGTTATTTTAGGAGATAGTATAAAACTAACTTGTAAGGATAAATCTTTACTTCCAAATCTTAATGATATTGAAGCAGAAAATTGTAGATATGAAAATATTAAAGCAAATTTCGAAGATGGCTTTATGAATATTTTAAATGGCAATTTCAATGGAGAATCAAAATTAGCACAACAAATAGGAACTTTAGAAGAAAGTAAAGAAAAATATCTAATTGAAGCTTCAAATTTAACTAAAAAATTTGGTTCTTTTATTGCAACAAATAATGTGAACTTTAAAATAAAAAGAGGTGAAATATTTGGTTTCTTAGGACCTAATGGAGCTGGAAAATCAACAACTTTTAAAATGCTTTGTGGTTTAATGAAACCTACAAGTGGAACAGCAGAAGTTTTGGGAATGAATTTAGAGAAATCTTCATATAAGGCAAGAAAAAAGATTGGTTATATGTCACAAAAATTCTCTTTATATGGAGATATTTCAGTTTATGAAAACCTAAAATTTTTTGCAGGAGTTTATGGTTTAAGAGGAAAAAGTAAAACAGAAAAAATCGAGAATATGATAAAAATATTTGAGCTAGAAAAATATAGAAAAATAGCTTCAAAAACTCTTCCGTTAGGATATAAACAAAGATTGTCTTTAGCTTGTGCAGTTATGCATGATCCTGTGGTACTTTTTTTAGATGAACCTACTTCAGGAATTGACCCACAAACAAGAAGAGAGTTTTGGAATCATATTTATGCAATGGTTCAAAAAGGAATGACTATCATGGTTACAACTCACTTTATGGATGAAGCTGAATATTGTGATAGAATAGCTTTAATTTATAAAGGAAAAGCCATAGCCTTAGATACTCCTCATAATTTAATACAAAAAGTTTCACAAAATGCTACTATGGAAGAAACTTTTATTGAACTAATAAAAAGAGAAGATAATGCTTAG
- a CDS encoding HlyD family efflux transporter periplasmic adaptor subunit: MKKLTLFTFSFILILFLNGCFKKEEQTKFYGNVDLRTVSLGFRVSGKINKLYFDEGQKVKKGEILASLEEDLYKQELKAIQAQIKMQKTQIEKLENGYRQEEIAKAKASYEKSLVNLEKSKKDFKRQEKLIKTNSISQQVFDDYKFAYDNAKAERNLAKSQLEQMQNGYRKEDIQNAYAQLEALKAQEEKANIYLNDTKLLSPNDGTILTRSQEIGAIVEQGTPIIQMALTDEYWVRSYIDEKYLGLIQANMEAKVFTDSKEEPYDAIVSFISAQAEFTPKSVQTEELRTQLVYRMRLIIQNPDKYIRQGMPVTVEFEDLVED; encoded by the coding sequence ATGAAAAAACTAACTTTATTTACTTTCTCTTTTATTTTAATACTATTTTTAAATGGCTGTTTTAAAAAAGAAGAACAAACAAAATTTTATGGAAATGTTGATTTAAGAACAGTAAGTTTAGGCTTTAGAGTTTCTGGCAAAATAAACAAACTTTATTTTGACGAAGGACAAAAAGTAAAAAAAGGCGAAATACTTGCAAGTTTAGAAGAAGATTTATACAAACAAGAACTAAAAGCAATTCAAGCTCAAATTAAAATGCAAAAAACTCAAATAGAAAAACTTGAGAATGGTTATAGACAAGAAGAAATCGCAAAAGCAAAAGCAAGTTATGAAAAAAGTTTAGTGAACTTAGAAAAATCAAAAAAAGACTTTAAAAGACAAGAAAAACTAATAAAAACAAACTCTATTTCACAACAAGTATTTGATGATTATAAATTTGCATATGATAATGCAAAAGCAGAAAGAAACTTAGCAAAAAGTCAATTAGAACAGATGCAAAATGGATATAGAAAAGAAGATATTCAAAATGCATATGCACAATTAGAAGCTTTAAAGGCACAAGAAGAAAAAGCAAATATCTACTTAAATGATACAAAACTACTTTCACCAAATGATGGTACAATATTAACAAGAAGCCAAGAGATAGGTGCAATCGTTGAACAAGGAACTCCAATAATTCAAATGGCTTTAACAGATGAATATTGGGTAAGAAGTTATATTGATGAAAAATATTTAGGTCTCATTCAAGCAAATATGGAAGCAAAAGTTTTTACTGATAGTAAAGAAGAACCTTATGATGCTATTGTAAGTTTTATTTCGGCACAAGCTGAGTTTACACCTAAAAGTGTTCAAACAGAAGAATTAAGAACACAATTAGTTTATAGAATGAGATTAATAATTCAAAACCCTGACAAATATATAAGACAAGGTATGCCTGTAACAGTAGAGTTTGAAGACTTAGTTGAAGATTAA
- a CDS encoding ferritin — protein MISKDLQKALIEQLNKEYHSAYIYLGMSAYCSKEGFNGASSWFLIQYQEEVAHGMKLFKYLEDQDVEIKLPAIEAVKVEYASLLDVFKKSLSHEQKMTKNLNILSDLAMKDKDHATYNLLQWYVTEQVEEEATVKAIIDHIKLVGDNGYGLYTIDKELSGRTFTDPTA, from the coding sequence ATGATTAGTAAAGATTTACAAAAAGCATTAATAGAACAATTAAACAAAGAGTATCATTCAGCTTATATTTATTTAGGAATGAGTGCATACTGTTCAAAAGAAGGGTTTAATGGAGCTTCAAGTTGGTTTTTAATTCAATATCAAGAAGAAGTTGCCCATGGAATGAAGTTATTTAAATACTTAGAAGATCAAGATGTAGAAATAAAACTACCTGCAATTGAAGCAGTAAAAGTTGAATATGCCTCACTTTTAGATGTTTTTAAAAAATCTTTATCCCATGAACAAAAGATGACAAAAAACTTAAATATCTTAAGTGATTTAGCAATGAAAGATAAAGACCATGCAACTTATAATTTATTACAATGGTATGTAACAGAACAAGTAGAAGAGGAAGCTACTGTAAAAGCAATAATTGACCATATAAAACTTGTAGGAGATAATGGTTATGGCTTGTATACTATAGATAAAGAGTTAAGTGGAAGAACCTTTACTGACCCAACTGCTTAA